The following proteins come from a genomic window of Citrobacter europaeus:
- a CDS encoding MarR family transcriptional regulator: METKISPEALLHRRNLIKANPKFKEAIREHYQINDKIYKKQPLFYKVMLQESRFNIALSMCCFVFGNQASCISEIKELCSRYQIASPNSVIAIITLLKTTNRIKTWRSQEDRRKILITPTQKGIDELKRYMSGAFSPLNLLYPEYNISVDSLDDEAPRYDFFKRASQYLFRGVTFKKILPEVGIFIEKDGGRMIMLYLYLQAIEKLTSRGAVINYSSNVLAKEFFVSRIHVSRIIKVAQDTGYLRERADGLIEIYPSFIQLVENYAGLYFAYVMHYLNIHPEK; encoded by the coding sequence ATGGAAACAAAAATTTCCCCAGAGGCATTGCTTCATCGAAGAAACCTTATAAAAGCTAACCCTAAATTTAAAGAAGCCATAAGAGAACACTATCAAATCAATGATAAAATTTATAAGAAACAACCTTTGTTCTACAAAGTAATGCTTCAGGAATCAAGATTCAACATCGCACTCTCAATGTGTTGTTTTGTTTTTGGTAACCAGGCATCATGTATATCAGAGATTAAAGAGCTCTGCTCCAGATATCAAATCGCCAGTCCTAATAGCGTTATTGCAATCATTACGCTATTAAAAACAACGAACAGAATTAAAACATGGCGTAGCCAGGAAGACAGAAGGAAAATCCTGATCACGCCAACGCAAAAAGGAATCGATGAACTTAAAAGATATATGTCTGGCGCGTTTTCGCCGTTGAATCTGCTCTACCCTGAATATAATATTTCAGTAGATTCACTGGATGATGAAGCGCCACGGTATGATTTTTTCAAACGCGCATCCCAATATCTTTTTCGCGGAGTAACCTTCAAAAAAATCCTGCCTGAAGTCGGGATATTTATTGAAAAAGATGGTGGGCGAATGATTATGCTTTATCTTTACTTGCAAGCTATAGAAAAACTGACCAGTCGTGGTGCAGTCATTAATTATTCATCAAATGTACTGGCCAAAGAATTCTTTGTGTCACGGATTCATGTCAGCAGGATTATAAAGGTTGCCCAGGACACTGGTTACCTGAGAGAAAGAGCAGACGGATTGATTGAGATTTATCCTTCATTTATTCAGCTTGTCGAAAACTATGCAGGTCTGTATTTTGCTTATGTCATGCACTATCTGAATATACATCCTGAAAAATAG
- a CDS encoding tyrosine-type recombinase/integrase, translating into MTVRKNPAGGWICELYPNGAKGKRIRKKFATKGEALAFEQYTVQNPWQEEKEDRRTLKELVDSWYSAHGITLRDGLKRQLAMHHAFECMGEPLARDFDAQMFSRYREKRLKGEYARSNRVKEVSPRTLNLELAYFRAVFNELNRLGEWKGENPLKNMRPFRTEEMEMAWLSHDQISLLLGECKRHDHPDLETVVRICLATGARWSEAESLKKSQLAKYKITYTNTKGRKNRTVPISKELYESLPDDKKGRLFSDCYGAFRSALERTGIELPAGQLTHVLRHTFASHFMMNGGNILVLQRVLGHTDIKMTMRYAHFAPDHLEDAVKLNPLDFKTKIKIEDNVEEVEVI; encoded by the coding sequence ATGACCGTCCGTAAAAATCCGGCTGGCGGCTGGATTTGCGAGCTCTACCCAAACGGGGCAAAAGGCAAACGTATTAGAAAGAAATTCGCCACCAAAGGCGAAGCACTGGCGTTTGAACAATACACCGTACAAAACCCGTGGCAGGAAGAGAAGGAAGACAGGCGCACGCTGAAAGAGCTGGTTGACTCATGGTATAGCGCTCACGGCATTACCTTGAGAGATGGACTAAAGCGCCAGTTAGCGATGCACCATGCCTTTGAGTGTATGGGCGAGCCGCTCGCACGAGATTTCGATGCGCAGATGTTTTCCCGCTACCGAGAAAAACGATTAAAAGGTGAGTATGCCCGCTCAAACAGGGTGAAAGAGGTATCTCCCCGCACGCTTAATCTTGAGTTGGCCTACTTTCGTGCGGTGTTCAATGAACTAAATCGCCTTGGAGAGTGGAAAGGTGAAAACCCGCTGAAAAATATGCGCCCTTTCCGCACGGAAGAAATGGAAATGGCCTGGTTATCTCACGACCAGATTTCACTACTGCTCGGAGAGTGCAAACGGCATGACCACCCTGATTTAGAAACAGTGGTAAGAATCTGTCTCGCTACTGGTGCTCGGTGGTCTGAGGCCGAGAGTCTGAAAAAAAGCCAGCTCGCGAAATACAAAATCACATACACCAACACAAAAGGAAGAAAAAACCGTACCGTTCCAATTAGCAAAGAGCTCTACGAGTCTCTGCCCGATGATAAAAAAGGTCGGTTGTTTAGTGATTGTTATGGCGCGTTCCGGTCTGCTTTGGAAAGAACAGGCATCGAACTACCGGCAGGACAGCTTACCCACGTTTTGCGCCACACCTTCGCCAGCCACTTTATGATGAATGGTGGTAATATTTTGGTCTTACAACGCGTGCTTGGTCATACCGATATCAAAATGACCATGAGATATGCGCATTTTGCCCCCGATCATCTGGAAGATGCAGTAAAGCTCAACCCATTGGACTTTAAAACAAAAATCAAAATAGAAGATAATGTTGAGGAGGTGGAGGTGATCTAG
- a CDS encoding phage regulatory CII family protein yields MFDFQISKHPYYDEACRAFAQRHNMAKLAERAGMNVQTLRNKLNPEQPHQFTSPELWLLTDLTEDSTLVDGFLAQIHCLPCVPVNELAKDKLQTYVMRAMSELGELASGAASDEHLTSARKHNMVESVNAGIRMLSLSALALQARIQANPAMSSVVDTMTGIGATFGLV; encoded by the coding sequence ATGTTTGATTTTCAGATTTCCAAACATCCTTATTATGACGAAGCATGCCGAGCTTTCGCGCAGCGTCACAACATGGCAAAGCTGGCCGAGCGTGCGGGTATGAATGTTCAGACGTTACGTAACAAGCTAAACCCGGAACAGCCTCACCAGTTCACGTCGCCTGAGTTATGGCTGCTGACTGACCTGACCGAAGACTCAACCCTCGTTGATGGTTTTCTGGCACAGATTCATTGTCTGCCATGCGTGCCGGTTAACGAGCTGGCTAAAGACAAATTGCAGACTTATGTCATGCGAGCAATGAGCGAACTCGGAGAACTGGCGAGCGGTGCTGCATCTGATGAACACCTGACCTCTGCTCGTAAGCACAACATGGTTGAAAGCGTTAACGCCGGTATTCGCATGTTGTCATTGTCGGCGCTGGCGTTACAGGCTCGCATCCAGGCTAACCCGGCAATGTCGAGCGTGGTCGACACCATGACCGGCATTGGCGCTACATTCGGTTTGGTGTGA
- a CDS encoding HlyD family type I secretion periplasmic adaptor subunit, with protein sequence MSDFSRFNSRLQEPHLPRSSLVVWSVVSMLVVFIAWAGWFQLDEVTTGSGKVVPSSHEQVIQSLEGGIIHKLLVQEGDIVERGQQVAQLDRTKTESSVLESESRLNAALATASRLTAEVNGTELTFPAELDDDVDLVRQETALFTSRRESLEKGVAGLRQGMALIQRELALTQPLVKQGAASNVEVLRLQRQKNELDNKVTEMQNQYVVRAREELAKANAEIEAQRSVMKGREDSLTRLTFNAPVRSIVKDIDVTTVGGVIPPNGKLMTLVPLDDQMVIEAKISPRDVAFIHPGQKALVKITAYDYSIYGGLQGEVTMISPDTIQDDVKRDVYFYRVYIRTNTNHLENKQGKEFPIFPGMIATVDIKTGSKSILDYLLKPLNKAKEALRER encoded by the coding sequence ATGAGCGATTTCAGTCGTTTTAATAGTCGTCTTCAGGAACCCCATCTTCCTCGCTCGAGTCTGGTGGTATGGAGCGTGGTGTCTATGCTTGTTGTTTTCATCGCATGGGCGGGGTGGTTTCAACTTGATGAAGTTACAACCGGAAGCGGTAAAGTAGTGCCTTCTTCACATGAGCAGGTTATCCAGTCGCTGGAAGGTGGAATCATCCATAAATTGCTTGTTCAGGAAGGCGACATCGTTGAACGCGGGCAGCAGGTTGCGCAACTGGATCGCACAAAAACAGAATCCAGTGTTCTGGAAAGTGAATCCCGGTTAAATGCGGCGCTGGCAACTGCTTCACGTTTGACTGCCGAAGTGAATGGTACAGAACTTACTTTTCCGGCTGAACTGGATGATGATGTCGACCTGGTCAGACAAGAGACAGCACTTTTTACTTCACGCCGCGAAAGTCTGGAAAAGGGGGTTGCTGGATTGCGTCAGGGGATGGCGTTGATTCAAAGAGAGTTGGCTCTCACCCAGCCTTTGGTAAAGCAGGGCGCTGCCAGTAATGTGGAAGTTCTTCGTCTGCAACGGCAAAAGAACGAATTAGATAATAAAGTGACAGAAATGCAGAATCAATACGTTGTGCGCGCACGCGAAGAATTAGCTAAAGCGAATGCCGAAATTGAAGCGCAACGTTCTGTAATGAAAGGCCGTGAGGATTCATTAACCCGACTGACTTTCAATGCACCGGTGAGAAGTATTGTTAAAGATATCGATGTGACGACAGTCGGTGGTGTTATTCCGCCGAATGGAAAACTGATGACTCTGGTTCCACTGGATGACCAAATGGTTATTGAAGCAAAAATCTCTCCCAGAGATGTTGCATTCATTCACCCAGGACAGAAAGCGTTAGTTAAAATTACCGCTTATGATTATTCTATTTATGGTGGTCTGCAGGGTGAAGTGACGATGATTTCACCGGATACAATCCAGGATGATGTAAAACGTGATGTCTATTTTTATCGTGTCTATATCAGAACAAACACTAATCATCTTGAAAATAAGCAGGGTAAAGAGTTTCCTATATTTCCTGGCATGATTGCAACTGTAGATATAAAAACAGGTAGTAAATCGATTCTTGATTATTTGTTAAAGCCATTGAACAAAGCAAAAGAGGCGTTACGCGAAAGATAA
- a CDS encoding DUF2732 domain-containing protein — translation MRNTESRSFNTDSDALAVLLTDAKKEERKGRALAVSIRLEALAIHITKEGMNGKEAAELLRREATRFENESQELH, via the coding sequence ATGCGTAATACCGAATCACGTAGTTTTAACACTGATAGCGATGCGCTGGCCGTATTGCTGACCGATGCAAAAAAAGAAGAGCGCAAAGGTCGCGCACTAGCCGTTTCAATCCGTCTTGAGGCGCTGGCTATCCATATAACCAAAGAAGGCATGAACGGCAAAGAGGCCGCCGAACTGCTGCGCCGTGAAGCTACCCGTTTTGAAAACGAATCTCAGGAGTTGCACTAA
- a CDS encoding DUF2724 domain-containing protein, whose amino-acid sequence MLKNEPSFASLLVKQSPGMHYGHGWIAGKDGKRWHPCCSQSELLKGLETKPPMSSGFLIIRIVHFIIKGIKHVTR is encoded by the coding sequence GTGCTGAAAAATGAACCTTCATTCGCCTCTCTGCTCGTTAAGCAAAGTCCCGGCATGCATTACGGTCACGGCTGGATTGCGGGGAAAGATGGCAAGCGCTGGCATCCGTGCTGCTCACAGTCCGAATTATTAAAAGGGCTGGAAACAAAGCCGCCAATGTCGTCAGGCTTTTTAATTATTCGTATTGTCCACTTTATTATTAAAGGGATTAAACATGTCACGCGATGA
- a CDS encoding type I secretion system permease/ATPase — protein MKTHPLYEPWLQAMLIIAKHYRLDFSLEHVRVVINHESQSPRQLVLEDMARHLGLGLRKVSVNAELLDPWRLPLIAEFTGGQIAVINRMDKEGNVSLQFSGDSGLETVLTREELATRLLGGVVLRPLESTPDARVDDYIKPYEKNWFWQLALKDWRRYGDIMLVAMIANVLALSGMVFSMQVYDRVVPSQSEATLWVLFGGVMVAITFEFIMRMLRVHLSDVIGKRADLRISERVFAHALRIKNGARSKSTGSFIAQIRELESVRELITSTTIAAISDLPFFLLFVFILWMIGGPLVLVVLLAVPLLLIPGLLVQRPLGRLSSEGMRESAIRNATLVEAVQGLEDIKLMRAEQRFQNQWNNTNDVAANVAMKQRWLTGLLLTWTQEVQSIVYAVVLLIGCYLVISGDMTTGALVGTSILASRTIAPLSQISGVLSRWQSAKVARKGLDDLMQRPIDDPQSGKKVHKAHLRGNYVMEDVSFYYDEEEKLDVLNISRLQIQAGERIALLGRNGSGKSTLLQLLAGMQEPQQGSILLDDISLNHLDPADLRRDMQLLSQQARLFFGSVRDNIIMGNPLATDEEIHQALAITGALDFVRKQKMGLNYIVNEGGAGLSGGQRQALLLTRALLTSPNILLLDEPTAWLDEVSEKQFIGSLKGWLGKTRTLIVATHRLPILELVDRIIVLDNGRIVMDGPRDSILREHGMAPQKAGQRTVTMKKATSQKTVVNEEGV, from the coding sequence ATGAAGACTCATCCGCTTTATGAGCCATGGTTACAAGCCATGCTTATTATTGCGAAACATTACCGGCTTGATTTTTCGTTAGAACATGTCCGGGTGGTGATTAATCACGAAAGCCAGTCACCGCGTCAACTGGTCCTCGAAGATATGGCTCGCCATTTGGGATTAGGATTGAGGAAAGTTTCGGTGAATGCCGAATTACTCGATCCCTGGCGTTTGCCGTTGATTGCTGAGTTTACTGGCGGTCAAATTGCAGTTATCAACCGGATGGATAAAGAGGGGAATGTTAGTCTTCAATTCAGCGGTGATAGCGGTCTCGAAACAGTATTAACGCGAGAGGAGCTTGCGACGCGCCTGCTAGGGGGGGTCGTGCTTCGCCCTCTTGAGTCAACGCCGGACGCACGCGTTGATGACTATATCAAACCTTATGAGAAAAACTGGTTCTGGCAGCTGGCGCTGAAAGACTGGCGCCGTTATGGCGATATCATGCTGGTGGCGATGATCGCGAATGTACTGGCGCTTTCAGGCATGGTGTTTTCTATGCAGGTGTACGATCGCGTAGTACCGTCACAGTCGGAAGCAACGCTATGGGTCCTCTTTGGTGGGGTCATGGTGGCTATTACCTTTGAGTTCATCATGCGTATGCTACGCGTTCATCTTTCAGATGTAATTGGTAAACGCGCAGACCTGCGGATCTCTGAACGCGTATTTGCTCATGCTCTGAGAATTAAAAATGGTGCGCGGTCAAAATCCACGGGCTCTTTCATCGCTCAAATCCGCGAGCTGGAATCAGTGCGAGAGTTGATTACCTCCACGACTATTGCGGCAATTTCCGATCTCCCCTTTTTCCTGTTGTTCGTTTTTATCCTCTGGATGATCGGCGGGCCGCTTGTGCTGGTGGTATTGCTGGCCGTTCCGCTGCTGCTAATCCCTGGACTGCTGGTACAACGTCCATTAGGACGGCTCTCCAGCGAAGGGATGCGCGAGTCGGCGATTCGTAACGCCACATTGGTAGAGGCGGTACAGGGCCTTGAAGATATCAAACTGATGCGTGCTGAGCAGCGTTTTCAAAATCAGTGGAATAACACCAATGATGTCGCCGCTAATGTGGCGATGAAACAGCGTTGGCTAACGGGGTTACTCCTGACCTGGACCCAGGAGGTTCAATCCATCGTTTATGCTGTGGTGCTGCTGATAGGTTGTTATCTGGTGATTAGTGGAGATATGACTACCGGCGCGTTAGTGGGTACCTCTATCCTTGCATCGCGCACAATTGCTCCACTTTCGCAAATTTCCGGCGTGCTTTCACGCTGGCAGTCAGCGAAAGTTGCACGCAAAGGGCTTGATGATCTGATGCAACGGCCAATTGACGATCCGCAATCCGGCAAGAAAGTCCATAAAGCCCATCTGCGTGGAAATTACGTCATGGAAGATGTGAGTTTCTATTACGATGAGGAAGAAAAACTTGATGTATTAAATATATCACGTCTCCAAATTCAAGCCGGGGAACGTATTGCCCTGCTGGGACGTAACGGCTCAGGAAAAAGTACGCTTCTGCAACTTCTTGCGGGTATGCAGGAACCCCAGCAAGGTTCCATCTTACTTGACGATATCTCACTCAATCATCTTGATCCTGCTGATTTACGCCGGGACATGCAGCTACTCAGCCAGCAGGCTCGTCTGTTCTTTGGCTCAGTGCGCGACAATATTATAATGGGCAATCCCTTAGCGACTGATGAGGAGATCCATCAGGCGCTGGCGATAACAGGAGCATTGGATTTCGTTCGTAAACAGAAAATGGGTCTGAATTACATTGTAAATGAAGGCGGGGCTGGTCTGTCTGGCGGTCAGCGACAGGCGCTATTGCTCACTCGCGCACTCTTAACATCACCTAATATTTTGCTGCTTGATGAACCGACGGCCTGGCTTGACGAGGTGAGTGAGAAACAGTTTATCGGCAGTCTGAAAGGCTGGTTGGGAAAAACGCGCACACTCATTGTCGCTACACACCGCTTACCTATCCTTGAACTGGTTGACCGCATCATTGTGCTGGATAACGGCCGAATTGTTATGGATGGACCACGAGATAGCATTCTTCGTGAACATGGTATGGCTCCACAAAAAGCGGGCCAACGTACGGTAACAATGAAAAAAGCCACTTCTCAAAAAACGGTAGTTAATGAGGAGGGCGTATGA
- a CDS encoding TraR/DksA family transcriptional regulator: MADVMDGVQEREQAERERHINNVRSHITAPSRFLCEVCDAPIPEARRIAIPGVAFCVTCQQINELKSKHYRGV, encoded by the coding sequence ATGGCCGACGTTATGGATGGAGTGCAGGAGCGCGAACAAGCTGAACGCGAGCGCCATATCAACAACGTGCGCAGCCATATCACTGCGCCTTCTCGTTTCCTCTGTGAAGTATGTGACGCACCAATTCCGGAAGCCCGCCGCATTGCGATTCCGGGCGTGGCGTTTTGCGTGACGTGCCAACAAATCAATGAGCTCAAATCTAAGCATTACAGGGGCGTGTGA
- a CDS encoding replication endonuclease, with the protein MTKYTFAYPWNVPRSAIASPYLTYDQQYRRDRMFAALLHARKVLSLQPECVRFDVYRTAAVLEQNQGSQRANAFLISFCKKALPRLELVTKKYECAGINSNVSAAVFGGYFDTQLMQYLASRMVNMVARFNRLPDMSRADIDLLAADIANFIRAELADIDDTGFSELKTLYTWYMRAGFISLQFNVTPPKWDRVTKKYFGEDEIAPAVMRMFNEIWWRGRLRRIASAWREHLQIAVGNVSKKKHAYASKNCVTDWREQKRRTREFLKGLDLEDEEGNRISLIEKYDGSVANPAIRRCELMARIRGFENICNELGYVGEFYTLTAPSKYHATTKAGYRNSKWNGASPSDTQNYLTGLWARIRAKLHREEIRIFGIRVAEPHHDGTPHWHMLMFMLPEDVERVRLIIRDYAWEEDHYELRSDKAKKARFHAEAIDPEKGSATGYVAKYISKNIDGYALDGETDDESGELLKETAPAVSAWAARWHIRQFQFIGGAPVTVYRELRRMADPETARALSVEFAAVHDAAHYGRWADYVNAQGGPFVRRDDLQVRTLYEPRTEFNQYGEETVCIKGVYDASIGAGSPILTRLTQWKIVPKRAVDLAVDVKGAPAPSRSSVNNYTGSESDPPELDLSKPLSRRERRELTNRLRKQKPQIRRKFIHGTNEQNVVLAKIIDEIHLTTGIVISRGEALHLMVGGKSCFDGKWLRGTAKGEIFSAAPSHQDRAKEHQTKATEILNRVAVLTELAMKI; encoded by the coding sequence ATGACGAAATATACATTTGCATACCCGTGGAATGTTCCACGGTCGGCAATAGCCAGCCCATACCTTACCTATGACCAACAGTATCGCCGCGACCGTATGTTCGCGGCTTTGCTGCATGCGAGAAAGGTGCTTTCTCTCCAGCCTGAGTGCGTGCGTTTTGATGTATATCGAACCGCTGCGGTGCTGGAGCAAAATCAGGGCAGTCAACGAGCCAATGCTTTTTTAATCAGCTTCTGCAAAAAGGCATTGCCGCGTCTTGAACTGGTCACAAAAAAATACGAGTGCGCGGGTATTAACAGCAATGTATCAGCCGCTGTTTTCGGTGGTTATTTTGATACCCAGCTTATGCAATATCTGGCGTCACGCATGGTCAATATGGTCGCCAGATTTAACCGCCTCCCGGATATGTCGCGCGCCGATATTGACCTGCTGGCCGCTGATATCGCTAATTTCATTCGTGCTGAACTGGCTGATATTGATGACACCGGATTTAGCGAACTCAAAACGCTGTACACCTGGTACATGCGCGCCGGTTTTATTTCCCTGCAATTCAACGTTACACCGCCGAAATGGGATCGTGTAACTAAAAAATATTTTGGCGAGGATGAAATCGCACCGGCAGTAATGCGCATGTTTAATGAGATTTGGTGGCGTGGTCGTTTACGTCGCATTGCGTCTGCATGGCGCGAACATCTACAAATTGCTGTTGGCAACGTCAGTAAGAAAAAACACGCCTACGCGAGTAAAAACTGCGTGACTGACTGGCGCGAGCAGAAGCGCCGCACTCGCGAATTTCTCAAGGGGCTGGATCTCGAAGACGAAGAAGGCAACCGCATTAGCCTGATTGAAAAATACGACGGCTCGGTCGCTAATCCAGCAATACGCCGCTGTGAGCTGATGGCTCGCATTCGTGGGTTTGAAAATATCTGTAATGAGCTCGGTTATGTCGGGGAGTTCTATACTCTGACTGCACCGTCTAAATACCACGCCACCACCAAAGCGGGCTACCGTAACAGCAAATGGAACGGTGCAAGCCCGTCAGACACGCAGAACTATCTCACCGGTCTTTGGGCGCGTATTCGCGCCAAGCTGCACCGGGAAGAAATCCGCATTTTCGGCATACGCGTCGCTGAACCGCATCACGATGGAACGCCGCACTGGCATATGCTTATGTTCATGTTGCCGGAGGATGTCGAGCGTGTGCGACTCATCATCCGTGATTATGCGTGGGAGGAAGACCACTACGAACTGAGAAGCGATAAAGCCAAAAAGGCGCGCTTCCACGCTGAGGCCATTGACCCGGAAAAAGGCAGCGCTACCGGCTATGTCGCTAAATACATTTCCAAAAATATCGACGGTTATGCTCTCGATGGTGAAACCGATGACGAAAGTGGTGAGTTGTTAAAAGAGACTGCTCCCGCCGTTTCAGCATGGGCGGCGCGCTGGCACATCCGTCAGTTTCAATTTATCGGCGGTGCGCCGGTGACGGTATACAGGGAGCTACGCAGAATGGCTGACCCTGAAACAGCCAGGGCGCTCAGTGTTGAATTCGCCGCAGTGCATGATGCGGCTCACTATGGACGCTGGGCTGACTATGTGAATGCTCAAGGCGGCCCATTCGTTCGCCGTGATGATTTACAGGTACGTACATTGTATGAGCCTCGAACTGAATTTAATCAGTATGGCGAAGAAACTGTGTGCATCAAAGGTGTATACGATGCCTCGATAGGTGCTGGCTCTCCTATTCTAACCCGGTTAACGCAGTGGAAGATTGTTCCAAAGCGTGCCGTTGATTTGGCCGTTGACGTTAAGGGCGCTCCTGCGCCCTCTCGGAGTTCTGTCAATAACTATACGGGAAGCGAAAGCGATCCACCGGAACTCGATTTATCAAAACCCTTGAGTCGACGTGAAAGACGAGAGCTGACAAACCGACTCAGGAAGCAAAAACCACAAATACGGCGAAAATTCATTCACGGAACGAATGAGCAAAACGTAGTTTTAGCGAAAATTATCGACGAGATACATCTGACAACTGGCATCGTTATCAGCCGGGGCGAAGCCCTGCACCTGATGGTCGGTGGTAAAAGTTGTTTTGATGGTAAATGGTTACGCGGAACGGCCAAAGGCGAAATATTTTCCGCAGCGCCATCGCATCAAGATAGAGCTAAGGAACATCAGACCAAGGCTACAGAAATCCTCAATCGCGTTGCGGTTTTAACTGAACTGGCAATGAAAATATAA
- a CDS encoding helix-turn-helix domain-containing protein yields MRIDSLGWSNVDVLDRICEAYGFSQKIQLANHFDIASSSLSNRYTRGAISYDFAAHCALETGANLRWLLTGEGEAFASNAASTDAKRIDTFTLSEETLKSDNYLSIDAQFFTKQLTDGMAIRSDGKIYFVDKQASLSDGLWLVDIEGAISIRELTKLPGRKLHVAGGKVPFECGIDDIKALGRVVGIYSEVN; encoded by the coding sequence ATGAGAATAGATTCTTTAGGATGGAGCAACGTAGATGTACTCGATCGCATCTGTGAGGCTTATGGTTTTTCACAGAAAATTCAATTAGCTAACCACTTCGATATTGCGTCCAGTTCACTATCAAACAGGTACACCCGAGGCGCTATCTCCTATGACTTCGCAGCTCACTGCGCTCTTGAGACAGGTGCTAATCTTCGGTGGTTGCTTACTGGAGAGGGGGAAGCATTCGCAAGTAATGCAGCATCAACTGACGCAAAAAGGATAGATACATTCACATTAAGTGAAGAAACACTCAAATCCGATAATTACCTGAGTATTGACGCCCAATTTTTCACAAAACAGCTCACTGATGGGATGGCTATTCGTTCCGATGGAAAAATTTATTTTGTGGACAAGCAAGCATCATTGTCTGATGGCTTATGGCTGGTCGATATTGAGGGAGCAATAAGCATTCGGGAATTAACAAAATTACCGGGCAGAAAACTTCATGTTGCAGGCGGGAAGGTTCCGTTTGAGTGCGGCATTGATGATATTAAAGCATTGGGTCGCGTGGTGGGTATATACAGCGAGGTTAACTAA